TATAATATGGAAAGCATGGCCcgtgaaagaaaatgtgagaaactGGACTGTATCGAAATTTTCAATGTTTGCTCTGCAAACAACACCgttagagaaagagaagaaaagccacaGGCTGGGGGAAATGTCTGTAACAgacaaatctgataaaggactggtattcaaaataaacaaggggctcttaaaactcaacaaaacagctcgattaaaaaatgggcaaaaacaaagaaatgcaaacaagtAAGCATAGGAAGAGATGCTTGAGGTCCTACGTCCACAGGGaagtgcaaaaaatatttttaatgtttatttttgagagagagagaaagagtatgagcaggggaggggcagagagagagagggggacagcagagagcccgatgtgggactccatcATGAcctgatcgtgacctgagcccaggtctgACAGTTAACACTTAACCGAGCCCCGCAGGCACCTGGGAAGTGCAAATTACAAAACTAAATGTACTCTTCCCAAACGAGGGAGCAATCGTGCTTCTATTTAcctaaaggagttgaaaacttacgtcTACACAAACGGCAGCACGGAAATGTTTAGAGCAGCTTTGTTCATCATCGCGCCAACACTGGAAGCCACCCTGATGTCCTcaggtaggtgaatggataaaataactgCTCGGTGAAACAAGTCCGCCTGAAAACAGCAACATACTGTAAGATTCTCTTTATGTGACATTCCAGAAGAGGCAAAAAAGGTAGAGACAGGGACCACATCAGGGGTTGCCAAGGGTTTGAGACAGGGGAGTCCCGGGTGGCTGGGGGAAGCCTAGATGTTTAGGGCTGGGAGGCCGGACACCCTGGAGAAGTCAAGACCCAGAGAAGTGGACAGCAGAAAGAGTGAAGCTTAAcatacacaaattttaaaataatccttcAGGAAAGTGGGGGATCCCAGGAAGGAATGCAGACCCACCGAAGAATCTAGGTGGATTACAGATGTATGCAACCACCTTGCTGAACGGGATTGGGGGAAAGGGGCTGATGAAAGTCACTAGGAAATGAGGGAATtggacggggagggggggtgggggggcagggttCACTTTAAAGTGGAGACACCTGAAGTACAGGCACGACCCCAGCGCGATGACCGAGGCCGACATACAGCAGTGAGTCATGCTGGCAGCTCCTCGTCTCTATAACCATCACCCGGGCTACTCGTGACAAAAACACCAGACAAACCAAACTGTCCAGGCGGTTAAACATGAAGAAAGTCTAAGAGGAGACGTGACAACAAATGCAGTGTGGTCCTGGGGCAGAGCAAGGACATTAGAGGCAAGCTGAGGAAATCTGAGTTCTGACTACGGACTTGGGTTAATAACTGGTTGGTTATTGTAACAACGCGTAGGCAGGGCGCCGGGGTGCAGAGGCACCCGGTTCGAGCGCCCCAAACACATCAAGTTCAGCCCCTCCAAACTCCAAAGACAGAGAAACTAGGGGTAGTGAAACAGGAAAGGGACTTATTTCGGTGAGGCCAACACCGGGAAGACAGCGAATACTTCCAGGTTTGTAGAACAAAAACGTGGGGCGGAGGGAGGCGGGTGCATGCGGGTGGGCAGTGAAGGTCAAACGGATTGTATGTTCCGGGGCGGGATCTTGCTGGCTCGGGGGCAGTCCCTCTGCTGGAGGGGGTAGTTTCGGTTCCCATCTGGGGGTGCTTTGCCAACAGACCAGCTGGAAGGGAGAGGCCAACTGGCAAGGGTGAGGTCAAAATGGAGCTGGCCGAAGCCCTCTGTCAAATACAGCACACTAATGTGCAGTCTTGCAACAGGggaagctgcccccccccccccgccccgcgctgCCCTGCGTAGGGGTAGGAGGCTCAGATTGCCCCTCCCTAGTCCTGGGGACCCTCCAaacctccagcccccagccccggggcAGCTCCCTGCCCCAGTCGTGGAAAGCACAAAGCCCTTCAAGGTGGATCCCACCCTTTGTTCCCAGCTAATTCTAATTCCAAAACTCCTTGTGCCCCTACCCTATCTCCTGGTGCCCCTGGGATAGCCAGCCACTCCCGGGTGGGGCACCCCCCTCACCCACGGGCCCGCTCCTCAGGCCGTGGCCACCCGAGATCGGGTGGGCCGCGCAGCCCCAGCCTCTGTGGGCACAGGGTCCAATTCCCAGGCCTCCCCGGACAATGAGAGCCTTCCGCTCAcacccccttcctgccctccctctggctctctcctcctcctctccccctcctcctcagctCCTCCGGCAACTCCAGCCTCACTGGGCTCTGAAAGGCAGCCCCCCCTGCCTTGGGCCCAGGAAATCTGTGCTTGTCACTTCGAAGCGGCCTTGGTGAGAggcccccacccactccctcacGTGCTCGGGAGCCAGCCTCACGGGGGTACAGGGGCCTGGCAGGAGCCACGGAGGCTTAGACCGGGCTTGCAGGGGGGAAGGTCTCCTGGCCCTCGGCACCCCACTCACCCCCAGTGGCTCCCGCCCGcccggggaggagaggggggcaaGATATACCTTCCCCAAGCCCCAAgaaccccccgcccctgccaccaCCCCGAGGGCTGCAACTCCCTCCGCTTGTGTCCTGTTCAGATGGTCAGCACCAGCCCCAGGAACGCTGTGGCTGTCCTTGGCAGATCGGAAGCTCCCACGCGCTGCTTGGGGCAGCACCACAGGAGCCAGAGTTCCGGCCTCCAGCTCCCACTCGGGGCGACTCCCGCCGATTCATCCCGGCCGGAGGCGAGGACCAGTCCATGAACTTCGCATCCCATAGATGCCCAGCTCGCCTTGGCAGTGCAGGTGCCAGGGGATGCACACCCATCTCTCTGGCCTCCCCGGGACAGGTGGCAGCCAAGCCGAGTctgcaggggcagaggaaggtcaGCCCAGACAGCGGGCCCGGCGCGGGTCACGGGGGCAGGTCAGCTCAGGGGGCATGCTGCTCTGCAGTGCTGGGAGCCCACATGTCAGCTCTTGCCCAATTTTGTGCACCTCGGAGAGGAATCTGACTCCGTCTCCAGCACAGACAAAAGCCCAGAGAAGATCagatggggagggacaggggagatTTGTCCAGCGTGGCTGCTGGGGCTGAGAGGAGGAGGCCACTGGGGCCAGGGGCGGGGCGTGGTTACCTGCTTGGGGGAGACtggagtggcggggggggggggggaggcgcagCAGCCCTGTCAAGTCTGGTCTGGGGGCCTGTTGCACCCCCCAGGTCATGGAGCGCCCCCCCAAGGAGGGTCTAGAGACACCCCATGAAGGCTCCCCCTGGAGGGGTGCCAGCTTGGGTCCTAGAGCCCCGGAGCTCCCCGGGCCCTTCTCAGCACTCACCTCCCCCTCGGGCCTCCCTGTGGCCCCTCCGGCCAAGCTGCCCCCCCTCCCAGCAGCCTTGGATCTCACGGATCTCACGGATCTCACGATCTCACGCAGGCAGCTCACTCACTGCTCAGCCACTGGCCTTTGaacctgcctcccctcccagggGAGAGAGACCCGCCCTTGGCTCCTTCAAAGGCCCTCCTCAGGTTCCCCAGGTCTTGCCGCCTTCACCCTCGGCCCTCCCTGCAGCGGCAGCCATTTCCCCAAAGTGCCACCCGCTggcccacaccccctccagccacTGCCTTCTCTCCCCGCCGCGCTCCTGGTACAAGCAAGATCTTAAATTCTCGAAAGGGTTGCCTGCACCCGGCGGAGTCCGCGCGTCCTCACTTCCCCCTGCTTGTCAGGGCGCTGTCTGACCTCTGCCCAAAGACCATGTCCATCACGGCTACCGCCCTCCCTTCCGcgggcacccccgcccccccgccacccACCGGGACGAGATCTGTGGTTCACTGGGCTACTCGtctttcccctctgcccttgCTCCCCGGTGGCCCCCACTTCTCCACGACGCCTACATGTCACACACTTCTCGGTGGCCTCTGTCTGCAGACCAGCTTCAGTCTGACACTGGGCCAGAGAAAACTCCAGTTAGGGTCTTCCGATGAACAGAGCCGCCGGCCACCTGGCGCATCCCCAAGCCTCACCCCGCTCCCCCGTGCCCTGACCCAACCTGAGCACAGGCCACCTGGCCAGGCTTCCACAAAGCCCCCGCCCCGGAGGCTACTCCAGCCATCCTGGGAGGAGGGcctgcccctcctcacccagCAGGCTCAATCTGGCTCGGGCCAGAACTGCTTTTCTTCTAAAAGCCGCCGGATGGCTGAGGGTTTAGCTTAACAGGATGAGCCATCTGGGGACTGCAGCCTGGTGATCGCAGAGTCTGGgagtggtggggggcgggggcacccTTCCCGTCCCCAGGCCGGGACAACgaccctttccttccccaccccatggCTGCTCTTCGCCCTGCAAAGTTCCCAACAGGCTGCTCGGCTGCGGGTCGGGAGGCCGCCGAACACCCTTGCTAAAGGGAGGCCTGAAGGTCcctggagagagaagctgtgCAGGTGGGGGGTGCTGGGCCTCCCAGCTGAGGCCTTCGGGGGAGGGTCTGTGCACCTGACAGGCACCAGGGGGCAGCCTTGCCCTATTCGTGCCTGAATCTCCAGCACATCTGGCACGGGTGGGGGCAGCGAGGGTCCCTGCGACCCCTCCTTGGTGACAGTGTGTTGCTTTGCCGGGCAGGCTTGTCCTCGCCCACTTAGGAGACTCAGAGAGACTTCTCACCCCAAGAGCTGGGACGCTGACCTCAAGCTTCCAGGGTTTCGACGCTGAAcgccaggaggaggcagggcgGTGCCTCTGGTAaagccccccccccagcacacctGGAGACAGAGCCCCAGTCCAGCCTTTCCCTCGCCCGCCAGCTCAGCCCCACTCCCTCGGGAGGCAGAAGCAGCCGGCAGGCCCTCTGGTGCGGGGCGCCAGGAAGCCCTAGGCCTTGGTACCCACCACTGGCCCAGGCCCTAGCTGGGACTCAGAGAAGGGCCAGAGGGATGGGACAgactggaaggaggtggggagaagaggaaaggagggcaAGGATGGCTGGAAGGCAGCCAGGGAAGTGGCTTTCCTAGAACCAGGAAGGGCAGGTTAGGAGGGGCGATctgggagggagccaggcccaGATAAACTCGGGGTCAGGAGTGGCTCTGTCCCTGGGAAGGACGTGCTGGTCGGCGCCCCAGGTAGCAGCCATCCTGCTTCCCGCCGGAGTGGCGTCTCCTCAtcgggaggagggaaggaggaggtgggcGGAGTGACGGGGAGGGCGGgacggcggggggagggggaccagCCCGGTCGTGGGGGTGGGGCGACAGTGACATCACCGGGAGTCGGTTCTTAAGCGGCAGCCGCTCGGACCGGGAAAGAGAGGGACGGTCGGAGCGCGGTGGCGAGTCGCTGAGCCCGCCGCGGCCCCGAGAGCGGCtggagccgccgccgccgggaAGGAGGGGCGAGCGCGCCTCGGCCGTCGCCgtcgccgccgccaccgccaccgccgccgccgccgccgccgccgccgccgccgccggagcCGCGAGCGAGCCGGGCAGCCGCGCCGgcccgggccggggcggggggcgcgggccgCAGGCCCCTGCTCCGGCCGCCGCTTGCAGACCGTGGGCGCCCGATGCCGCCCGCGCCCCGCTAGGCTGAATTTCGGGCCGGGcgagccgccgccgccaccgcccgaGCCGCGGACAGGAGTCTCGGGAGCCACCGCCGCCGCCCGGccgggccccgccgccgcccgcgcgccCCCGGGCCCCCGACACACATGAGATTCTTCAGGCTCACTTTCAAGTGCTTCGTGGACTGCTTCTGACCGCGCCGCCCCGCCTCCCCGACCCCCGGCCcggccgcccccggccccccggcGGGCCCGCGCCTTCGGGGCCCCCCAGCGCCACCGGCGCCCTCCGCCGCCCGTCCGCCCGCCCCCGCGAGGCGCCGCGCCCCCCGGCCCGGCCGCGCGGCCCGCCGGGGCCATGGCGAAGAAGAGCGCCGAGAACGGCATCTACAGCGTGTCCGGCGACGAGAAGAAGGGCCCCCTGATCGCGCCCGGGCCCGACGGGGCCCCGGCCAAGGGCGACGGCCCCGCGGGCTTGGGGGCGCCCGGCGGCCGCCTGGCCGTGCCGCCGCGTGAGACCTGGACGCGCCAGATGGACTTCATCATGTCGTGCGTGGGCTTCGCCGTGGGCCTGGGCAACGTGTGGCGCTTCCCCTACCTGTGCTACAAGAACGGCGGAGGTgagcgcccccgccccgccgcgtCCCCGCTCCTCCTCGCCaggggccccctcccccgcccgccccaccGGGGCGCGGGGCCGAAGTCCGGGATAGGGGGTGCTGGAGACCGCCCCTCGCTGGCCGCTGCCGCTCGGTGGCTCAGCCCCGGCGGCCTCCACCCCCCAGCCGGTCATGTGCCTGgcagtgtgtggggggagggggccggcgaGCCAACTGCCGAAGCCCCGGGACTGCCTCCCCCCGGACTCCTGGCGCAGGGGCCCCGGAGTGATTGGCCACGGAGGTGGGAAGGCGATGCCTGCCCCCTGGGGGGCTCCCAGAGGTGAGGAGCCCAAGCTGCCCCCGCCGGTCAGGCACACAAGTGGCACATTGTGCGGGGCCCCCACGTgtgcacacacgaacacacacacacacaatggactactctgtccctccccctgccctctcctcccctcccctcccttcccctctcttctcttcccctctctcccctctcctcccctcccttcccctcccctcccctcccctctcccctcccctcccctcccctccagcctgggCCTGGAACACTGGGTGCCTGAGCCAGGCTTGGGTAGCCTGCGGCCTGGGCCGCCTGGCGCCGCCGCTGGACACACTGCACGCATACCCCATGCCCGCCTGCCCCGGGCCCAGCTTAGCAACAGCGATAGCCACCGGGTGTCCTGTGACTGCAAAGTAGcgctggggctgggggaaagCCATGGTGACTGGATGAtgggtgggaaactgaggcccagagtgaaggccttggcccaaggtcacacacaagAAGGATGCTTGGGACCAGCAGCCGGACAAGCTGCAGCCAAGCCCGACTTCTGAGTAATGCAGAGCTGAGCTGGGGCAACAGAAGGGGGCCTGGAGAGGACAGGAGagcagccgggggggggggggaggctgctGATGCCCAGCTCCCCTTACCCCCCACCTCTGGCCTGTGGTCTCTGGCCCCACGTTGCCTGCAGCCTCTAGAGCCAGGCTCACCAGAGTTTGTACTACCCCACCTTGACTCCCTCTGTCTTTGTTCACCGATACCCCgagatccccccccccaaccgtgCCCCCTGGCAGAAGACTGCCACCCACCCTCTTCCCTGGACCTTCATGCTTGCAGGCAAGTGCCTGGGTGCAGGAAAACCCAGGCTCCCCGTCCTTGCCCAAGCCAGACAGGCCCCCAGGCCGGAGTGCCAGCCATggcgcacacacgcacgcacacggaCGCATCCACATGGCCTCACCGCTCTTTCCCGTGCTGCCTGGCCAACTGCGACACGAGGCCGTATGTGTCCTCCGTGCCTGTTAGGTCACCCTCGGTGACAGTGGGGCCAGAAGCCTTGTGAGCACAGGGGCCCCCTACCCAAGAAACAGGGCTGTAAGCATCGGGGGACGGCCACATCCCTCCCGACATTccaaccccctcctcccagcAAGGCTGTTCACCTTGCAACTCTGAGTCAGTGGCCACCCCCTGCACTGATTCACCCACTGGGAAGTTAGGATGGGGCCGGGGAGGAGCCCGGAGCTggctcctccctggcctcccacGGCTTCCGAAAGCTGGGCTGGCCAGCCAGGGGCTAAGGGGCCGCCCTGGGCAAGTGCCCACCCTTGTGTTCTTCCTCCCCCAGGTGTATTCCTTATCCCCTATGTCTTGATCGCCCTGGTCGGAGGAatccccattttcttcctggaGATCTCACTGGGCCAGTTCATGAAGGCCGGCAGCATCAACGTCTGGAACATCTGCCCCTTGTTCAAAGGTGAGCGGCCCCAAGCCGGTCCCGTTTGCCCTCTCCCTCAGCGacccctcccctttcccactgCTAGGGCAAAACTGGCACCCACTTGAGAAATCTTGTCTCATCTGAGCACCAGGCCGGGGACCCGGTGCATACCCCCCAAGTCACGAGTGGGAAGCCAGAGGATCTGGAGACCACCCAGTGACCTTAGGCATGCGGGGAATGGGAGTCGGGGACTGGCCCCTCCACCAGGGTGAGGGTGCCCAGGCCCAGCAGAGCCGGGAACAGACCCTGCCAAGCATACTTGGCTCACCAGGGCTGAGCAGAGGGTGCGAGAACAGGAGATGATGTCAAGGGCCAGCTCTCCCAAGGCCAGAGGGCCAGCCTAAGGAGGTGGGGCAGCAGCTATGGGAAGTTCAGGGAGGATCTGAAGGGAAGGACTATTGGCAAAAGTCACTTTAGAGCTCCTTCTGCATGTGGGCAATGTCCCTGTTATCTCTCAAGGCCTTAGGAGGGACCCTGGGGAGgccagggctcagagaggtgaagcgacTGGCCCCGGTTGCCCGCTGAGAGAGTGACCATCTCCCACACCACCCCAGGTCACCAGGAAGCCCCCAGCTGCTGAGTACTGGGGGCCACTGGGGGGCCAGCTGGAGGCTTGGCCCTCCATCAACCGCCACGGTGGCAGTGGGACCCAGAAGGGGACCCGTGTGTGAGACTAGGGAATTCACAGGAGCTGAGGCTCCGACTGCAGCAGGAGGGGAGGGTTCAAGGGAGGAACCTCGAGCCAGCCCTCTAGTGTCGGGCTACTCGGACAAGTGAGAGTCCAGGGGCTCTCTGCATCTGCCCTCCCCACCATCCTCCCACCACATCTCAGTCATGCTCCAAAGACTTCTCTGAGCTCGGTAGGATAGATaaggggggcggtggggagcaGCCAGAGAAGAGCCCACGCAGAAACTCCTTTTCTTCCCAGGCCTGGGCTACGCCTCCATGGTGATCGTCTTCTACTGCAACACCTACTACATCATGGTGCTGGCCTGGGGCTTCTATTACCTGGTGAAGTCCTTCACCACCACGCTGCCCTGGGCCACATGTGGCCATACCTGGAACACTCCTGACTGTGTGGAGATCTTCCGCCATGAAGACTGTGCCAATGCCAGCCTGGCCAACCTCACATGTGACCAGCTTGCTGACCGCCGGTCCCCTGTCATCGAGTTCTGGGAGTGAGTCAGGCGCCTCTGGGCCAAGCCCTGCCTGTCCCTGTCTGTGGGCTCCCCATATGGCCCGGGTCTGCGTGTGCTGGGGCCCGGccccctggggggcgggggcagggcgggATGCCGAGCAGGGGCCACTCCCAGGCCCTGCCTGTCCTCCAGGAGCCCCCCACGCGGTCCCTAGGGGAGCTGGAATGGACGGGCCTCACTCCCTCACCACTTCTCGGTGCCGGGCATCGTCAGTCCCCTTGTGCCtgccagcctgggggaggggagaccacCGAGGGCACGACCAGCCTCTGGCCAGGGGCTCCCGGGCTCCTGCCTCCCACACTGCAACGCCCCCGGGCTGTGGGCTTGGGCTGGGTGCCCGGGTGCCCAGGGGGGCCCAGCTGGACCCGAGGGCTGCGGCACGGGGGAGTACTGCCCCGGCGACAGCTCCCGGGTCGCTTTGCCCTCTGCTGCGGCAGCCCTGACGGGCTGTCCCTCCCCCAGGAACAAAGTCTTGCGGCTCTCTGGGGGGCTGGACGTGCCAGGGGCCCTCAACTGGGAGGTGACCCTGTGTCTGCTGGCCTGCTGGGTGCTGGTCTACTTCTGTGTCTGGAAGGGGGTCAAGTCAACAGGAAAGGTACAGCTGGAGGCCAgcgggcgggtggggggggggtgatgatggcaggggtgggggcagcatgGCCGATGGGGAGAAGAGGCATCTCCACTGGGGGGGGGGACCCCCGCCACGCGAGGTGACCGGGCCAGGGCCTGAGGAGGGGGCAGGTACTTGAATCCAGGCCACTGGATTTCCCACGCATGCCTGCGTAGTcagtcctccccaccctccaaacTCCAGCCCAGACGGCTTCCGTCCTGAGGGGACAGGCCCAGGCGACAGCCAGATGAACTTGCCTGTGTCGGGCATCCCCGCCccagtttccctctcttcctcactcactacttcctcactctctgctttGCGGCCAGCCTGGGGGGACCCGGCCCGTGGCCCTCCCTTGCCTACCTGTCCTGCTCtgctgagggtgggagggaggcagaggtctTCGCGGTCACCTCGCTGTCGCCTCTGTCTCCGGCCGGCCCAGTCCACTCCAGACTACCCAGGACCCTGCCCCTGTGCAGAGAACCACCTGCAGTCAGGGGCACGGGAGGCATGGGACCTGCCTCCAGGCTGATGTCCTGCTCCCCACCCGGGGAAGGTCCTGCCTCCGCCCTCCCTCTACAGCTGACCTGTCCTTGTGGGGGCGGCCGATGGCCAGCTGAGCACCCCGCTTCCTTCGGGAGGAGCCCAGGCTCTGAGGAGTAGAAGGGGGGGTCTGTAGGCTGGCCTCCCGCTTGACCTCGGAGCAGACCGTACCACAGTGGGGGGAGTGCGGCCCGCCTGCCCCCCTGCTGAGGCTGGGAGCCCCTAAGTGGGGAGGCGGGGGCCGCAGGACCCCTTCTGagcagcgcccccacccccaccccagatcgTGTACTTCACGGCTACATTCCCCTATGTGGTCCTCGTCGTGCTATTGGTGCGGGGAGTGCTGCTGCCCGGCGCCCTGGATGGCATCATCTACTATCTCAAGCCTGACTGGTCGAAGCTGGGGTCCCCTCAGGTGAGGGGGCGGTGGGCTGGACGGGACGAGGGGCGGGCCAGGCCGGCAgggcccctcacctcctccccgcCTTGGTCTATCTCCAGGTGTGGATAGATGCCGGGacccagattttcttttcttacgcCATTGGCCTGGGCGCCCTCACGGCGCTGGGCAGCTACAACCGCTTCAACAACAACTGCTACAAGTAGGTGCCGcaggccgcccccgcccccgccgcgcgtCCGCAGGCAGCAGGCGGCCTGACCAGTCCCCGcggcccctctgcccccagggaCGCCATCATCCTGGCCCTCATCAACAGCGGGACCAGCTTTTTCGCTGGCTTCGTGGTCTTCTCCATCCTGGGCTTCATGGCCGCAGAGCAGGGTGTGCACATCTCCAAGGTGGCGGAATCAGGTGAAGACCCCGACCCCTCCGCCCGGCCTTCCATCCTAAAAGACCCCATCCGcgaacacacgtgcacacagacGTTCTGGGAAACGAGAGACAGATTCACTTCGCTTGTCCCGTCACTCGGGGCCGAGGGAGGCCTGGCCGAGCAGCTGCGAGGCACAGCTGTTCCCGTCGGCCCCGAGCCGGAGCCTCGCGGGCCGGGCCACGGGGGGCCTCGAGCTCTCGTCCGTCCATCCGTGCATCCCTCCCCGGGGCCCTGGGCTGAGCCCCTCACATTCGGCCGAGTgttgcagagggagaggaggggcttTCCGGGGTGAACGGTGACCGGTGACCACAAGGGCAGCCGGCCGGCAAGACCCGGAGCCTGAGCCAGACACCCCGCTCTCGCGGGctcggcccccccccccgcccccggcaacACCTTGACTCAAGGGGAAAGGCCCCCAGCCACCGCACGCCCCGCCCCGGCGTCATGCCTCAGTTTGGAAgctcagggaa
This region of Felis catus isolate Fca126 chromosome X, F.catus_Fca126_mat1.0, whole genome shotgun sequence genomic DNA includes:
- the SLC6A8 gene encoding sodium- and chloride-dependent creatine transporter 1 isoform X2; its protein translation is MAKKSAENGIYSVSGDEKKGPLIAPGPDGAPAKGDGPAGLGAPGGRLAVPPRETWTRQMDFIMSCVGFAVGLGNVWRFPYLCYKNGGGVFLIPYVLIALVGGIPIFFLEISLGQFMKAGSINVWNICPLFKGLGYASMVIVFYCNTYYIMVLAWGFYYLVKSFTTTLPWATCGHTWNTPDCVEIFRHEDCANASLANLTCDQLADRRSPVIEFWENKVLRLSGGLDVPGALNWEVTLCLLACWVLVYFCVWKGVKSTGKIVYFTATFPYVVLVVLLVRGVLLPGALDGIIYYLKPDWSKLGSPQVWIDAGTQIFFSYAIGLGALTALGSYNRFNNNCYKDAIILALINSGTSFFAGFVVFSILGFMAAEQGVHISKVAESGPGLAFIAYPRAVTLMPVAPLWAALFFFMLLLLGLDSQFVGVEGFITGLLDLLPASYYFRFQREISVALCCALCFVIDLSMGGMYVFQLFDYYSASGTTLLWQAFWECVVVAWVYGADRFMDDVACMIGYRPCPWMKWCWSFFTPLVCMGIFIFNVVYYKPLVYNNTYVYPWWGEAMGWGFALSSMLCVPLHLLGCLLRAKGTVAERWQHLTQPVWGLHHLEYRAQDSDVRGLTTLTPVSESSKVVVVESVM
- the SLC6A8 gene encoding sodium- and chloride-dependent creatine transporter 1 isoform X1; translated protein: MAKKSAENGIYSVSGDEKKGPLIAPGPDGAPAKGDGPAGLGAPGGRLAVPPRETWTRQMDFIMSCVGFAVGLGNVWRFPYLCYKNGGGVFLIPYVLIALVGGIPIFFLEISLGQFMKAGSINVWNICPLFKGLGYASMVIVFYCNTYYIMVLAWGFYYLVKSFTTTLPWATCGHTWNTPDCVEIFRHEDCANASLANLTCDQLADRRSPVIEFWENKVLRLSGGLDVPGALNWEVTLCLLACWVLVYFCVWKGVKSTGKIVYFTATFPYVVLVVLLVRGVLLPGALDGIIYYLKPDWSKLGSPQVWIDAGTQIFFSYAIGLGALTALGSYNRFNNNCYKDAIILALINSGTSFFAGFVVFSILGFMAAEQGVHISKVAESGPGLAFIAYPRAVTLMPVAPLWAALFFFMLLLLGLDSQFVGVEGFITGLLDLLPASYYFRFQREISVALCCALCFVIDLSMVTDGGMYVFQLFDYYSASGTTLLWQAFWECVVVAWVYGADRFMDDVACMIGYRPCPWMKWCWSFFTPLVCMGIFIFNVVYYKPLVYNNTYVYPWWGEAMGWGFALSSMLCVPLHLLGCLLRAKGTVAERWQHLTQPVWGLHHLEYRAQDSDVRGLTTLTPVSESSKVVVVESVM